Proteins encoded within one genomic window of Humulus lupulus chromosome 1, drHumLupu1.1, whole genome shotgun sequence:
- the LOC133814448 gene encoding uncharacterized protein LOC133814448 — MDTHHKSGTGWVTETAKNTWEELRAYRDTQQTQATDTESSTPVSSAPEDEDISLVQTVFGKRRGHQKGYGRILNIRDRTPFDFRPSQTRDEELSEMRERLR, encoded by the exons atggatactcaccataaatcaggcacagggtgggtgacagagacagccaaaaatacttgg gaggaattgcgtgcataccgcgacacacagcagacacaggcaactgatactgagagttccacaccagtttcgagtgcgcctgaagatgaagacatatctttggtacaaactgtcttcggaaaacgacggggccaccagaaaggatatggacgtatccttaacataagggaccgaactccatttgattttcgtccttcacaaactagagatgaagagttgtctgagatgagagagcgtcttcgatag